A single region of the Lycium barbarum isolate Lr01 chromosome 2, ASM1917538v2, whole genome shotgun sequence genome encodes:
- the LOC132629358 gene encoding splicing factor U2af small subunit A, with product MAEHLASIFGTEKDRVNCPFYFKIGACRHGDRCSRLHTKPSISPTLLLSNMYQRPDMITPGIDVHGQPIDPRKMQQHFEVQTIFSFWILSYFVV from the coding sequence aTGGCTGAACATTTAGCATCAATTTTTGGTACAGAGAAAGACAGAGTGAATTGtccattttatttcaaaattggtGCATGTAGACATGGTGATCGTTGTTCTAGACTTCATACGAAACCTAGTATTAGCCCAACACTTTTACTTTCTAATATGTATCAAAGGCCTGATATGATTACACCTGGTATTGATGTACATGGTCAGCCCATTGATCCTCGCAAAATGCAGCAACATTTTGAGGTACaaacaattttttctttttggatTTTGAGTTATTTTGTGGTTTAG
- the LOC132626260 gene encoding UDP-D-apiose/UDP-D-xylose synthase 2-like isoform X2: MAEGRVVDLDGNPIKAITICMIGAGGFIGSHLCEKLMSETQHTVLAVDVYSDKIKHLLEPGEFPWTGRIQFHRINIKNDSRLEGLIKMADLVKYCSENGKRLIHFSTCEVYGKTIGAFLPQDSPLKQDPAYYLLSEDASPCIFGPIEKQRWSYACAKQLIERLIYAEGAENGLEFTIVRPFNWIGPRMDFIPGIDGPSEGVPRVLACFSNNLLRHEPLKLVDGGHSQRTFIYIKDAIEAVLLMIENPARANGHIFNVGNPNNEVTVRQLAEMMTQVYSKVSGESSLETPTVDVSSKEFYGEGYDDSDKRIPDMTIINRQLGWNPKTSLWDLLESTLTYQHRTYAEAVKQAMSKTTAN, from the exons ATGGCAGAAGGGAGAGTAGTAGATCTAGACGGAAATCCAATAAAGGCGATAACAATATGTATGATCGGTGCCGGTGGTTTCATTGGGTCCCACTTATGCGAGAAACTAATGTCTGAAACGCAGCACACAGTGCTTGCCGTGGATGTATACAGTGATAAAATAAAGCATTTACTTGAACCTGGTGAATTTCCTTGGACAGGTCGTATACAGTTTCATCGAATTAATATTAAGAATGATTCACGTCTTGAAGGACTCATCAAAATGGCAGATCTG GTTAAGTACTGCTCGGAAAATGGAAAGCGTCTCATTCACTTCTCCACTTGTGAAGTTTATGGGAAAACCATAGGTGCCTTTTTACCCCAAGACAGCCCATTGAAGCAG GATCCTGCTTATTATCTTCTTTCGGAAGATGCATCTCCTTGCATTTTTGGACCTATTGAGAAGCAAAGGTGGTCCTATGCCTGTGCGAAACAATTGATTGAGAGATTGATCTATG CTGAGGGTGCTGAGAATGGTTTAGAGTTCACCATTGTTAGGCCCTTCAATTGGATTGGTCCCAGAATGGATTTTATACCTGGGATTGATGGTCCTAGTGAAGGTGTTCCAAGAGTGTTGGCCTGCTTTAGTAAT AACCTTTTAAGACATGAACCACTAAAACTAGTGGACGGTGGACACTCGCAGAGAACCTTCATATATATCAAGGATGCTATTGAAGCTGTTCTTCTGATGATA GAAAATCCTGCACGGGCCAATGGCCACATCTTTAATGTGGGCAATCCTAATAATGAAGTTACTGTCCGGCAGCTAGCTGAAATGATGACTCAG GTGTACTCAAAGGTGAGTGGAGAATCTTCTCTTGAAACACCCACCGTTGATGTAAGTTCTAAAGAATTTTATGGCGAGGGGTATGATGACAGTGACAAGCGAATTCCAGACATGACCATAATTAACAGACAGCTTG GTTGGAATCCCAAGACATCCCTATGGGACTTGCTTGAATCGACACTCACATACCAACATAGGACATACGCTGAGGCTGTCAAGCAGGCGATGTCAAAGACAACTGCAAACTGA
- the LOC132626260 gene encoding UDP-D-apiose/UDP-D-xylose synthase 1-like isoform X1, which translates to MAEGRVVDLDGNPIKAITICMIGAGGFIGSHLCEKLMSETQHTVLAVDVYSDKIKHLLEPGEFPWTGRIQFHRINIKNDSRLEGLIKMADLVVNLAAICTPADYNTRPLDTIYSNFIDALPVVKYCSENGKRLIHFSTCEVYGKTIGAFLPQDSPLKQDPAYYLLSEDASPCIFGPIEKQRWSYACAKQLIERLIYAEGAENGLEFTIVRPFNWIGPRMDFIPGIDGPSEGVPRVLACFSNNLLRHEPLKLVDGGHSQRTFIYIKDAIEAVLLMIENPARANGHIFNVGNPNNEVTVRQLAEMMTQVYSKVSGESSLETPTVDVSSKEFYGEGYDDSDKRIPDMTIINRQLGWNPKTSLWDLLESTLTYQHRTYAEAVKQAMSKTTAN; encoded by the exons ATGGCAGAAGGGAGAGTAGTAGATCTAGACGGAAATCCAATAAAGGCGATAACAATATGTATGATCGGTGCCGGTGGTTTCATTGGGTCCCACTTATGCGAGAAACTAATGTCTGAAACGCAGCACACAGTGCTTGCCGTGGATGTATACAGTGATAAAATAAAGCATTTACTTGAACCTGGTGAATTTCCTTGGACAGGTCGTATACAGTTTCATCGAATTAATATTAAGAATGATTCACGTCTTGAAGGACTCATCAAAATGGCAGATCTG GTTGTAAATCTTGCTGCGATCTGCACTCCAGCTGATTATAATACACGTCCACTTGACACAATCTATAGCAACTTCATTGATGCTCTACCAGTG GTTAAGTACTGCTCGGAAAATGGAAAGCGTCTCATTCACTTCTCCACTTGTGAAGTTTATGGGAAAACCATAGGTGCCTTTTTACCCCAAGACAGCCCATTGAAGCAG GATCCTGCTTATTATCTTCTTTCGGAAGATGCATCTCCTTGCATTTTTGGACCTATTGAGAAGCAAAGGTGGTCCTATGCCTGTGCGAAACAATTGATTGAGAGATTGATCTATG CTGAGGGTGCTGAGAATGGTTTAGAGTTCACCATTGTTAGGCCCTTCAATTGGATTGGTCCCAGAATGGATTTTATACCTGGGATTGATGGTCCTAGTGAAGGTGTTCCAAGAGTGTTGGCCTGCTTTAGTAAT AACCTTTTAAGACATGAACCACTAAAACTAGTGGACGGTGGACACTCGCAGAGAACCTTCATATATATCAAGGATGCTATTGAAGCTGTTCTTCTGATGATA GAAAATCCTGCACGGGCCAATGGCCACATCTTTAATGTGGGCAATCCTAATAATGAAGTTACTGTCCGGCAGCTAGCTGAAATGATGACTCAG GTGTACTCAAAGGTGAGTGGAGAATCTTCTCTTGAAACACCCACCGTTGATGTAAGTTCTAAAGAATTTTATGGCGAGGGGTATGATGACAGTGACAAGCGAATTCCAGACATGACCATAATTAACAGACAGCTTG GTTGGAATCCCAAGACATCCCTATGGGACTTGCTTGAATCGACACTCACATACCAACATAGGACATACGCTGAGGCTGTCAAGCAGGCGATGTCAAAGACAACTGCAAACTGA